Below is a window of Flavobacterium cyclinae DNA.
TCGACATGAATGATGTTCGTATCGACTTATTTTGTTCGTCTGGTCCTGGAGGGCAATCCGTAAATACAACGAAATCTGCTGTTCGTATGACGCACATTCCAACAGGTTTGGTAGCGCAATGTCAGGACGAGAAATCGCAACATAAAAATAAAGATAAAGCGTTATCGGTTTTACGTTCGCGTTTGTACGAAATGGAATTGGCCAAAAAGCAAGAGGAAGATGCGAAAAAACGTAATTCTCAGGTAAGTTCGGGTGACCGTTCCGCTAAGATTAGAACGTACAATTATCCGCAAGGACGTGTAACGGATCACCGAATTGGAATGGATATCTTTGACATGGACGGTGTAATGAGTGGAAAAATCCAAAAATTCATCGATGAGTTACAATTAGTAGCCAATACCGAAAAATTAAAAGAAAGCGAAGTTTTCTAAATGAAAGAAAACAGAACAAAGAACATAGAGAAAAGATGCTGAACAATAATTTGTTTGGCATTTTTTTTTGGAGCGATTGGTTGGTTAGCTTTTGTTATCCATGTTCCCGCTTTCCCTACAAGTTGCTCCTTAGGTCGCAAGCTTTTCGTGCAATCGGGGCTATTAAGGCAACTTTAGGAACAAAAATTAGTAGTTCAATTAAAATTTAGTGAACTTAGTGCCTTCTTCGTGTCTTTGTGGTTAAAAAAACTTTGTAACTTTGCGTTTAAATAACACAACAACACAATGACTACTGAACAACTCATTTCCCAAATCCAAACTAAAAAATCATTTCTTTGCATTGGTTTGGATGTCGATTTAAATAAAATTCCTCAACATTTACTGCAAACCGAAGATCCCATTTTCGAATTCAATAAAGCCATTATCGATGCGACTCACGATTTATGTGTTTCTTATAAACCAAACACTGCTTTTTACGAAGCTTATGGCATCAAAGGTTGGCATTCGTTAGAAAAAACCATCAATTATATCAACGAGAAACATCCAGAAATTTTTACCATTGCCGATGCAAAACGTGGCGATATAGGGAATACTTCTTCCATGTATGCAAGAGCGTTTTTTAATGATTTGAATTTTGATTCGGTAACGGTGGCACCTTATATGGGAAAAGATTCGGTGGAACCTTTCTTAGCTTTTGAGGATAAGCACACGATTATGTTGGCGTTAACTTCAAACGAAGGTGCTTTTGATTTCCAAACGCAGAATGTGGAAGGAAAAGAATTATACAAAGTGGTTTTAGAAACCTCAAAATCTTGGAAAAATGCTCGTAATTTAATGTATGTAGTAGGCGCAACCAAAGCGGAGTATTTCACTGAAATTAGAAAAATCGTTCCTGATAGTTTTTTATTAGTTCCTGGAGTTGGTGCTCAAGGCGGAAGTTTATCAGAAGTTTGCAAATACGGAATGAACCAAAACGTTGGATTGTTAATCAATTCTTCAAGAGGTATTATTTACGCTTCAAGCGGAACAGATTTCGCTGAAAAGGCTAGGGAAGAAGCATTGAAATTGCAACAAGAAATGGAGGGGATTTTGGTTTCAAGTTCCAAGTTTCAAGTTTAATTTGGAAACTAAAATAACTTGAAACGTGAAACAAATATTAATTGACCAATTAGGAACCCAATACACTTTTGAAACCACTCCGTTACGAATTGTTTCGTTAGTGCCTTCGCAAACCGAATTGTTATATGATTTGGGCTTGGAAGATAACATTGTTGGAATTACTAAATTCTGTGTGCATCCGTTTCATTTTAAAGCAACGAAGACGATTGTTGGTGGAACAAAAAACATCAAATTCGATAAAATAAAATCGCTACAGCCCGATATTATCATTTGCAATAAAGAGGAAAACACTAAGGAAATCGTAGAAGAATTATCACAAATTTGTCCCGTTTGGGTTACTGATATTCTCACAATTGAAGATAATTTACAAATGATTCACGATTTCGGTCAACTTTTCAATAAACGTACAGAAGCTCGAAAATGGATCGATAAAATCAATTTTGCCTACCAAGATTTTCAGCATTTTATCAAAGATAAACCCGTAAAGAAAGCGGCTTATTTTATTTGGGCCAATCCACATATGGTAGCGGGAAATCATACTTTTATTAATGAACTATTGAAATTAAATCATTTCGAGAATATTTATACTAGTAAAGAAGGGCGTTATCCTGAAATCGAGTTGAAGAAAATCCGTTTAGAAGGCGATCCTGATTATGTTTTTTTGTCTTCTGAACCATTTCCGTTTAAAGACGAACATGCGTTTGAAATTGGACGATTCACGCATCATGCTAAAACCGTTTTTGTGGATGGCGAAATGTTTTCTTGGTACGGCAGCCGTTTATTAAAAGCCTTTGATTACTTTAAATTACTGCATGCTAAAATTTAAAATTTGTTCAACAGCGTAGTTGTTTAAAAAACAGTACATTTGATAAAATTTTAAACGATTGATTTCCTATACGATTTATAAAAACGAAACCAGCACCGAATGGGTGACTTTTGTTCATGGAGCAGGAGGAAGTTCCTCTATTTGGTTCAAGCAAATTCGTGATTTTCAGAAGCATTTTAATGTACTTTTGTTGGATTTGCGCGGTCATGGGAATTCAAAAGACCAATTAAAATCGGCACTCAAACAAAAATATACATTCAAAGCCATTGCCGAAGATATTGTTGAGGTAATCAATTTTTTAAAAATTGAAAGTTCTCATTTTGTTGGGATTTCTTTAGGTTCTATCGTCATTCGTCAATTAGCAGAAATGCATCCCGAAGGTGTGAAAAGCATGATTTTAGGTGGTGCGATTTTAAAAATGAATTTTCGTTCGCAAGTCTTAATGCGATTGGGAAATATGTTTAAATATGTGTTGCCGTATTTGGTGTTGTATAAGTTTTTTGCTTTTGTGATTATGCCCAAAAAGAACCACAAACAATCACGCTTACTTTTCATCAACGAAGCCAAGAAATTATACCAAAAAGAATTCATCAAATGGTTCAAACTTACAGCCGAAATTAACCCAGTTTTACGCTGGTTTCGACAAAAAGAACTGAATATCCCAACGCTTTACGTTATGGGCGAAGAAGATTATATGTTTTTGCCTTCGGTAAAGCAAGTAGTTGCTAATCATGTAAAAACCGCCGAACTTTTCATCATTCAAAACTGCGGTCACGTAGTAAATGTAGAGCAACCCTTAATTTTTAACGAAACGGTGATTGGGTATTTGAAGAGGAGGTAGGGTTTATTTTACTCTATATATGGGGAAGTTTCAAAACCACATGTTATAAGGCGTTTTTATTGTTTTTTCTTACCATTAATTAAACTTCCAATTGCTACACCAAATGCCATTCCGCTACCTATTCCAATAGATAACCAAAGAGCAATGTCTTTTTCCATTATTCCTATAATCACCCCAAATATTGCACCTATTGCAAGACCTATCGACAAACCAATTGTTAATTTTTTATTTATCTTGTTATCCATTTTTTTTATCGTTATTAATATTGTTGAAAATGAAAAGCTCTTCAATTGTTGTAGAAAATACTTGTGCTAAGTCGTAAGCGAGTTTAAGTGATGGATTATATTTATTTTTCTCCAAAAATACTATTGTCTCTCTCCGAACATTAACTTTTTTTGCAAGTTCGTCTTGAGTTAAATTATAACGAGCTCGAAATTCTTTAATTCTATTAGTCATTTTTTATTCCATTGAAATTAAGTATGAGCCAAGCAATTACAAATGTCACTGCCATTGCTAAAATACCAGTTCCAAGCAATTCTTCGGTTTCAAATTCAACTCTGTCTTTGAGGAATATTAGAAATACCCAGATGTATAGAGAAATGTAATACGATATTGCAGCTGTTTTTTGAAGAATTTTTTTTGACAATTCATCTTCTATTGGCTCACCAAGTTTCTCGCTTCTTAACCTTTTAAGTCCAACAAAGACTGCAAAACCAACAATTAATGTAATTAGACCGATGTGCAATAAATCCATTTTGTTGAAATTTTCAAAAGATATGAAAAACCAAAGACCTGTTGTCATTAAAACAAGTCCAGTAACAATAAAAACGATTAATGATCTTTTCATAAGAAAATTTAGTTAAATAATTCTAACACAAAGTTAGAAATAAATAACATATTAGCAAATATTTTTCAACAATTTTTAATTCAGGTGCATATATTTTACGTTGACTGTCGTTTAAAATGCCACATAACTTGTATATAATCTAAAATATATTCAACTTTAATTAATTTTACTAATGAATTACTATTTCAAACTCAACAAAAAAAATCCTCAATTTCTTGAGGATTTCAATTACTTTTTATTCTTACCTGAGTTAAATTTAAAACGTTCAACTGGGCTTTCAGGGTTTTGTTTTTTGGTAGAAGGTTTCCCTTGTCCAAATGGCTTTTTATTCGCTGCTGTTTTGGGTTGGAACGGCTTTTTGGTTTCGGGTTTTTTGGTTTCTCTAGGTGTAGTTGTTTTGTTTTTAGCAATTTGGTCTAAAACTTCTCTTGGATTTTTTGGATCTTCTTTAGTACCACGCAAGTAAATCACCAATCCGTTAAGGAAATTGCGCAATAATTGGTCGCCACATTCCATATAATTGGGATGGTCTTCACTTCTAAATATATTGCCTAGTTCGCCTTTAGATACTCTAAAATTCACTAAATTTAAAATTTCTATAATTTGGTCATCACGTAGTTGAAGTGCTACGCGTAACTTCTTAAATACATCGTTGTTATTCATATATCATTTATTTATTTGGAACACAGATTAGAGAAATTTTAAAAATCTTTTCTTCAACCAGAAACTCGTAACTCGAATACCTTTTAAAAAAGCCAAAGGTACGCTTTTCCAAATGCATTACTCCATAATTTTTCATTATGTTTTCCGCCGGCTACAATAACCTTTTTGGTTAATTGCATGCACGAACATCTTTTATCGTTGACCAAATTCACCATTTTGTTCATTTCTTCCACCATGGTTTCACTTTCACTATCGCCACAGAGGAAATACAATTTGGTTTTTAGTTTTTTAGTGTTTTCTGTTAAAGTGTATATATCATTGGTAAACCAAAATGATGGCGAAAAAATGGCAGCTTTTCCAAATACATTCGGATATTTCAAAACCGCATAATAAGAAACCAAGCCACCAAGCGAACTTCCCGCAATAGCAGTATTCATTTTGCCTGTTTTAGTTCTGTATTTCGTATCAATATAAGGTTTAAGCGTGTTGACAATAAAATCCAAATAGGTGTCTGCTTTTCCACCTCCGTATTTTTCATTTGGAAAAGGAGTTAATTCGTCAAGTCGTTTTTCATTTCCGTGTTCAATTCCTACTATAATCACTTCCGCTTTTAAACTATCTAAAGTTTCATCAATATGCCATTCGCCAGCATAAGCCGTTTTATCGTCAAATAAATTTTGGGCATCGTGCATGTAAATTACTGGATATTTCTTTTTTGAAGCTTCATAATCCTGTGGTAAATACAACCAAATCTTCTTAGAAGTCTGCAATTGGGGTGCTTCTATTGTAAAAGAGGTGACTGTCCCTTGAGACAATCCATAAAAGTATGTTAATAAAAAAAGAGGCAAAAATTGGAAAAACTGCTTTTTCATTTTATATTTGGTATATCAATGTTATAAAAATACACTTTAGATGGACAGTTACCAAGAAAAAATTAATTTATTACAAGAAATGATTGCTTTTGCTTTAATCGATGGAGAATTGCACGATCGTGAGTATGATTTCTTGGAAATGGTAGCTATGGAATTAGAAATTGAAAAATCAGTTTTTC
It encodes the following:
- the pyrF gene encoding orotidine-5'-phosphate decarboxylase, giving the protein MTTEQLISQIQTKKSFLCIGLDVDLNKIPQHLLQTEDPIFEFNKAIIDATHDLCVSYKPNTAFYEAYGIKGWHSLEKTINYINEKHPEIFTIADAKRGDIGNTSSMYARAFFNDLNFDSVTVAPYMGKDSVEPFLAFEDKHTIMLALTSNEGAFDFQTQNVEGKELYKVVLETSKSWKNARNLMYVVGATKAEYFTEIRKIVPDSFLLVPGVGAQGGSLSEVCKYGMNQNVGLLINSSRGIIYASSGTDFAEKAREEALKLQQEMEGILVSSSKFQV
- a CDS encoding ABC transporter substrate-binding protein, coding for MKQILIDQLGTQYTFETTPLRIVSLVPSQTELLYDLGLEDNIVGITKFCVHPFHFKATKTIVGGTKNIKFDKIKSLQPDIIICNKEENTKEIVEELSQICPVWVTDILTIEDNLQMIHDFGQLFNKRTEARKWIDKINFAYQDFQHFIKDKPVKKAAYFIWANPHMVAGNHTFINELLKLNHFENIYTSKEGRYPEIELKKIRLEGDPDYVFLSSEPFPFKDEHAFEIGRFTHHAKTVFVDGEMFSWYGSRLLKAFDYFKLLHAKI
- a CDS encoding alpha/beta fold hydrolase, which codes for MISYTIYKNETSTEWVTFVHGAGGSSSIWFKQIRDFQKHFNVLLLDLRGHGNSKDQLKSALKQKYTFKAIAEDIVEVINFLKIESSHFVGISLGSIVIRQLAEMHPEGVKSMILGGAILKMNFRSQVLMRLGNMFKYVLPYLVLYKFFAFVIMPKKNHKQSRLLFINEAKKLYQKEFIKWFKLTAEINPVLRWFRQKELNIPTLYVMGEEDYMFLPSVKQVVANHVKTAELFIIQNCGHVVNVEQPLIFNETVIGYLKRR
- a CDS encoding helix-turn-helix transcriptional regulator, producing the protein MTNRIKEFRARYNLTQDELAKKVNVRRETIVFLEKNKYNPSLKLAYDLAQVFSTTIEELFIFNNINNDKKNG
- a CDS encoding DUF1456 family protein; protein product: MNNNDVFKKLRVALQLRDDQIIEILNLVNFRVSKGELGNIFRSEDHPNYMECGDQLLRNFLNGLVIYLRGTKEDPKNPREVLDQIAKNKTTTPRETKKPETKKPFQPKTAANKKPFGQGKPSTKKQNPESPVERFKFNSGKNKK
- a CDS encoding alpha/beta hydrolase produces the protein MKKQFFQFLPLFLLTYFYGLSQGTVTSFTIEAPQLQTSKKIWLYLPQDYEASKKKYPVIYMHDAQNLFDDKTAYAGEWHIDETLDSLKAEVIIVGIEHGNEKRLDELTPFPNEKYGGGKADTYLDFIVNTLKPYIDTKYRTKTGKMNTAIAGSSLGGLVSYYAVLKYPNVFGKAAIFSPSFWFTNDIYTLTENTKKLKTKLYFLCGDSESETMVEEMNKMVNLVNDKRCSCMQLTKKVIVAGGKHNEKLWSNAFGKAYLWLF